From a single Nicotiana tomentosiformis chromosome 2, ASM39032v3, whole genome shotgun sequence genomic region:
- the LOC104104642 gene encoding putative pentatricopeptide repeat-containing protein At1g12700, mitochondrial isoform X1 has translation MARRISLCYFRNCTPFISFLTIRAYCSSQSITSISLKGKLGVNTKFENVNCLDDAVTLFHEMVRTHPFPSAVYFTKLFKTMLNMKHYSAVVSLFGEMQKIGIPINGFILSMVINSYCLMHRADCGFSVLPIYLKNGIPFNVVTFNTLLRGLFSENKVKDAIELFKKLVRENICEPDEVMYATVINGLSKMGHTEKTLSLLRLMEQGNTKPDIWIYSIVIDALCKDRNSDAAIKLLNEMKQKGIPPNIVTYSSLIDGLCKLGQWEKVKTLFSEMVNLNIYPNVRIFTVVIDGLCKEGRVDDAEEVMKHMVGKGVEPDIFTYNVIMDGYCLRGQVDRARRIFDFMIDENIEPGSISYSILINGYCKKKKLAEAMQLFHEISQKGSKPNVFTHTTILQGLFDVGRIGSAKKFFDEMLSTGPIPDLYTYGTLLNGYFKYGLVAEAISLFNELERKREDADIEFYNVVINGLCKNGKLDKALTIFEKLSSIGLVPNVRTYTTMINGFCLKGLLDEAKDMRRKMEGNGCLPNNVTYNVIVQGFLRCSRISEMRTFMKEMAGRGFSFDATTTGFLVNVIGENPSVLDMIPEFHLKTKK, from the coding sequence AATACCAAGTTTGAGAACGTCAATTGTTTAGATGATGCTGTAACTCTCTTCCATGAAATGGTCAGAACACATCCTTTTCCTTCTGCTGTATACTTCACTAAATTATTTAAGACTATGCTAAATATGAAGCATTACTCTGCTGTTGtttctctttttggagaaatgCAAAAAATTGGTATTCCTATTAATGGATTCATATTGAGTATGGTGATTAATAGTTATTGCTTGATGCATCGTGCTGATTGTGGATTTTCGGTGTTACCCATTTACTTGAAGAATGGCATTCCATTTAATGTTGTTACTTTTAACACACTGTTAAGGGGATTGTTTTCTGAAAATAAGGTCAAAGATGCAATTGAATTGTTTAAAAAGTTGGTGAGAGAGAATATTTGTGAGCCCGATGAAGTCATGTATGCAACCGTCATCAATGGGCTTAGCAAAATGGGCCATACTGAAAAAACTTTAAGTTTGCTCCGGTTAATGGAACAAGGGAACACTAAGCCCGACATATGGATCTACAGCATTGTCATAGATGCACTTTGTAAAGATAGAAACTCAGATGCTGCTATCAAACTTTTGAACGAGATGAAGCAGAAAGGCATTCCTCCTAACATAGTCACATATAGTTCATTAATTGATGGTTTGTGTAAGCTTGGTCAGTGGGAAAAGGTTAAGACATTGTTCTCTGAGATGGTGAACCTTAATATTTATCCAAATGTGCGCATCTTCACCGTGGTGATAGATGGACTATGCAAAGAAGGGAGAGTCGACGATGCTGAGGAAGTAATGAAACACATGGTCGGAAAAGGTGTAGAGCCTGATATTTTCACCTACAATGTGATAATGGATGGATATTGTTTGCGTGGTCAAGTGGATAGAGCAAGGAGAATTTTTGATTTCATGATAGATGAGAACATTGAACCTGGCAGTATTAGCTATAGCATACTAATAAATGGATACTGTAAGAAAAAGAAGTTGGCTGAGGCCATGCAATTGTTTCATGAAATTTCTCAAAAGGGATCAAAACCTAATGTTTTTACCCACACTACTATCTTGCAAGGCTTGTTTGATGTTGGAAGAATTGGCTCCGCAAAAAAGTTCTTTGACGAGATGCTATCTACAGGGCCCATACCTGATTTATACACTTATGGCACTTTGCTCAATGGTTATTTTAAGTATGGACTTGTTGCAGAAGCTATATCACTCTTTAACGAGTTGGAAAGAAAGAGAGAAGATGCTGATATTGAATTTTACAATGTTGTCATTAATGGTTTGTGCAAAAATGGTAAACTCGATAAAGCTCTTACTATTTTTGAGAAGCTTTCTTCAATTGGATTGGTTCCGAATGTGAGAACATACACTACAATGATAAATGGATTTTGTCTTAAAGGGTTGTTAGACGAAGCTAAAGATATGCGAAGAAAAATGGAAGGTAATGGTTGTTTGCCAAACAATGTCACTTACAATGTTATTGTGCAAGGATTTCTCAGGTGCAGTAGAATTAGTGAAATGAGAACTTTCATGAAGGAAATGGCTGGAAGAGGCTTCTCATTTGATGCAACTACAACCGGCTTTTTGGTAAACGTTATTGGGGAGAATCCTTCTGTCCTTGACATGATACCGGAGTTTCACTTGAAAACTAAGAAGTGA